The Kordia sp. SMS9 DNA window AGGAAAAAGTGTTTCAAAAACTCATCAAAGAAGCTGCGCATACACAATTTGGAAAAGATCACGACTTTGCTAACATTCAATCGCATGCCGATTTTATAAAACGAGTGCCGATTCGCGATTATGAAGCCTTACGTCCGTATGTAGATAGAGTTGTAGCGGGTGAAAAAGATATTCTTTGGAAAGGAAAACCGCTGTATTTTGCCAAAACTTCTGGAACGACTTCTGGTTCAAAATACATTCCGATTACCAAAGAATCCATGCCCACACATATTGAAGCGGCTCGAAATGCGATTTTGCTGTACATTGCGGAAACTGGAAATACCGATTTTGTAGATGGAAAAATGATCTTTTTACAAGGAAGTCCAGAACTCAACGAAAAAAACGGTGTAAAACTCGGACGACTTTCTGGAATTGTAGCACATTATGTACCTGGATACCTTCAAAAAAACAGAATGCCAAGCTGGGAAACCAATTGCATCGAAGATTGGGAAACCAAAGTTGAAGCCATTGTCAATGAAACGCTGCACGAAAAAATGGCGATTATTAGCGGAATTCCGTCGTGGGTGCAAATGTATTTTGAACGTATTGAAGCGCGCACGGGCAAAAAAGTAGGCGAAGTTTTCCCGGATTTTAAACTGTTTATTTATGGTGGTGTCAACTTTGAACCGTATCGCAACAAATTTGATAATTTGATTGGACGAAAAGTAGACAGCATTGAATTATATCCAGCAAGTGAAGGGTTTTTTGCCTATCAAGACCAACAAAATGATAAAGGCATGCTGCTACAACTGAATTCGGGTATTTTTTACGAATTTGTCAAAGCGGATGAATTTTTTGATGAAAACCCTAAAAGAATCACTGTAAAAGATGTGGAAATTGGCGTGAATTACGTCATGATCATTTCCTCAAACGCAGGATTGTGGAGTTACAATATTGGTGATACGGTAGAATTTACCTCCACAAAACCTTACAAAGTGATTGTTTCAGGTCGTATCAAGCATTTTATTTCGGCGTTTGGTGAACATGTTATTGGCAAAGAAGTAGAACAAGCATTACACGAAGCATTGCAGCAATCTGGCGCAAGCATTAATGAATTTACGGTGGCACCACAAATAAATCCCACAGACGGTTTGCCATATCACGAATGGTTTATTGAATTTGAAAAGGAACCCGAAAACATAGCAGCATTTGCAGAAACGATAGATGCTTCGCTACAACAACAAAACAGTTATTATTTTGATTTGATCGATGGGAAAATTTTGCAGCGATTACACATCACAAAAATTCAAAAAGATGGCTTTCAAAACTACATGAAATCCATTGGAAAATTGGGCGGACAAAATAAAATTCCTAGATTGTCAAACGATCGAAAAATAGCGGATTTACTAACGAATTACAAAAAAGCTTAGAAATATCAAATTAACTTGTATTTTTGTGCGGAAAAATCATTTATGAGCAACATTACAATACACGAAAGAACAAGAGCGCAAGAATCATCAGGAGCTATTGAACGTTTGTATATTACCATGAGACATTTATTCAATCGTGGCTTTTACAAACCAATGGGCGTTTCTGGGGAAACCTTGCGTGAATCGTTGTTGTTGTTGCGTCCAGAAATTTATGGTTCGGTTGCGGATAAAAAGGCGGAAATCAACGGATTACTGTATGTAATTGATCGTTTGCCAATTGGTATTGAAGAATGTCGCTATATCAATTTAACGTCGGATGAAGGATTTAAAAATTCGCACTTTAAAGTCATCATTCCACCAAAAAGACGCAGAAATTGTTACCGAATCGATGATGAACAAATGAATATTGAGATCACGCGTGGCCGCTCTGAAATCTATGACATTTTAACGCATTTAACGTTTTTATTTATCGAATCGCACAAAATTTGTGACCGTGTATTGATTAATGAAGATGGAGAAACAACGCGCGATTGGGAAAAATTAACACACGCTGTTGGCAAAAAGAAAAAGCTAAGTTTGGCAGAACGCGAAGTTGCTATTACACATACGGCGAATATTTTAGGAAGAACTTTTGAAGAAATATTAGACGCACATCAAACTTTTTCTACCAAGGAAAATCCAGAGCGTTTTCTAAACATTATTTATTGGTTAGGAAAATTAGCCATTGAAGAATGTACAAACGGTCAAAAAAGAAAAATTACCTTCAGTCCTGTACTGCGCGAACGTTTGGGACATCACATTCATGGTGAAGTTTGGGCAAACAACATTAAAAAAGTACTCAAAACGCATCAGTTATTACACAGACCTATTCACATCATAAGTGCCAATATGCACAGTGTAATGAACTCTATATTTGCACCAAAACTATTGCAAAAACAACTCAATACTACAGACGAATTTGATATATTTGAAGCGTTAAGTGCTTCGGAAAGTAATGCGCTTCGTACTAAAGTAGAAAAAGAAGCGTTGAAAAAGGGAATGATTTACATCAAAGACGAATCAGGAACCAACATCAACGTGCAAATTTTTGATACGGCTAAAATTGATTTCAGTAAAACATCGTATACGTGTTGCGCAACCAATGATGCTGAAAAACCAGTATTATTTGTAATGGATTATGCCTTTGGAGAACAAGCGTATGAAACCATTGATGAGTTTTTAAAACCCTACACGAGTGCGGACAAAACGCAAAAAGAATACTTAAATGTAGCGTCCGTGTCCATTATGGGAAAAGCGGGAATCTTAGAAGGCGGAAAAGGAGACATCATGATTCCGTCGGCACATATATTTGAAGGAACAGCGGACAACTATCCTTTTAAAAACGAATTGAAAAAAGAAGACTTAGAAGGTCACGGATTGCAAGTTTTTGAAGGTTCTATGATTACGGTATTAGGAACTTCATTACAAAACAAAGACATTTTAAAATTCTTTCACGATTCCACATGGAATGTCATTGGACTTGAAATGGAAGGAGCACATTATCAAAAAGCAGTGCAATCGGCTTCTAAAATACGAAGAAGTATTTCAGAAAATGTAAAAGTACGCTATGCATACTATGCTTCTGATAATCCTTTAGAAACTGGAAGCACGCTCGCTTCTGGCGGATTGGGAACTACGGGCGTAAAACCAACGTATTTAATAACAAGAAAAATATTAGAACAACTATTTAACAACTAATAATAAGAAAATGAGTGAAAATAGCCAAAACGTGTTGCCTGAACAACCACCAAAACCAGCAGGTAATGAAATAGACTTAAAAGAGCTGTTTAGAATGATAGGAAGTGCTTTCAACAGATTCTTCCTATTTATCCGAAATATTCTTTTATTCCTATTAGACTTATTAATCAGAGCGCTAATCATCGTTAGAGTACACATTGTAAAATTTGCAATTGTCGGATTTTTAAGTATTGTTATAGGATGGTTTGTTGATTCAAGAAAAGAAGCAGTATTTGGATCAAGCATGTATGTAAAAACAAACTATGGAAGTACACGTCAATTATACTCAAACATTAAGTATTACCAAGGTCTTGTAGAAGAAGGTGACAGTATGAAACTTGCAGATATTTTTAGCATTACTAAAGATGAAGCAGGGAGTTTACGTGGATTTGTTATTGATCCAGATGTAACGGATAATGGAATGCTAAAAGCATACAACGAATTCATGAAAACGGCCGATACAACGTTTGTCATGAATGAAATTGATTTCGAAAAATACAAGAAAAACACAAGTCCGATGGATTTTAGCGTGCATCAAGTTTCTGTGTATTCTACCGAAAAAGAAATCATTCCAGCATTGCAAGAACCTATTGCCAAAAAGAATGTAGAAAACTTTCACATCAAGAGACAAAAAGAAATCAATCTTGAAAATCTTGAAAAATCAGTAAAAGCACTCGAAAAACAATTGATCCGAATCGATACGTTAAGTGAAGTGTATAAAGATTTATTGTTGCAAGAGCCAAAAGAAAACTCTTCCAAAGCTTCGAATACCTATATTCAATTGGCATCCAATAACGAGAAAAAAACAAAAGAACTAGAATTACTTGCAGTAAACGAGAAAATATCGAATAGAATTCTTGAAATCAATCGACAGAGAGAAATGGAAAGAGAAACCATCAATGTGTTAAGTGATTTTTCTCCTGGAGCAAGAATTCGATCGTTCTATGATAGGTATTTGTACAGAATTCCTATGATTACCGTATCATTATTGCTGATGTTTATCTTACTAAGAGAATTAAACCAATACCTAAACACATACGCAGAAAACAAACGAATGAATGTCTAAAAATGCCGTACTTATTACTGGAGGAGCAGGATTTATAGGAGCAAACTATATTCCGTATTTCTTGGAGCAACACCAAGACACCACAGTAGTAAATATTGACAAGCTTACGTATGCTGGCGATTTGGCAAATTTATCAGCAATCAGCAATCATAAAAACTATCACTTTATAAAAGGTGATATTTGCGATCGAAATTTGATTGAGCAATTGTTTAAAACACACGATTTTAAAGCAGTTATTCACTTTGCCGCAGAATCACATGTAGACAACTCTATCAAAAATCCAGATGCGTTTATACAAACAAATATCTTTGGAACCTTCAATCTATTAGATGTCGCCAAAAAACATTGGATGGATGGACCGAATCAAGTAAAACCAGGTTGTGAAGCTTGCCGTTTTCATCACATCTCAACAGATGAGGTATACGGAACGCTGGGCGAAACAGGTTTGTTTACGGAAGACACATCCTACGCACCAAACAGTCCGTACAGTGCTTCCAAAGCATCGTCTGATTTTATTGTGCGCAGTTACTTTCACACCTACGGAATGAATGTGGTAACGACAAATTGCTCTAATAATTACGGACCGAAACAACATGATGAAAAGTTGATTCCAACCATCATTCGCAAAGCGGTTTCAGGAGAGCAAATTCCTATCTATGGCGACGGAATGAACATTCGCGATTGGTTATACGTGTTAGATCATTGCAAAGGAATTCATCTCGTATATCAAACAGGAAAAGCTGGCGAAACCTACAATATTGGTGGACGAAACGAACGTACCAATATGTACATTGCCAACACAATTTGTGAACTATTAGACAAATTACGTCCCAAAGAAACCTCTTACAAAGCACAAATTAGTTTTGTGACTGACCGACCTGGACACGATTTTCGCTACGCCATTGATGCCAGCAAAATAGAAAATGAACTCGGTTGGAAAGCCGCAGAAAACTTTGAATCGGGCATTTTAAAAACAATTGAATGGTATTTAAAAAAATACGAAACAAAATAAACACAAAATGAAGGGAATAGTATTAGCCGGTGGCTCAGGAACACGATTGCATCCACTTACGTTAGCCGTAAGCAAGCAATTGATGCCTGTGTATGACAAACCGATGATCTATTATCCTGTCTCAACCTTAATAAGTGCGGGAATTCGTGAAATACTCATCATTTCCACACCGCAAGATTTGCCATTATTTAAAAAATTGTTGGGTGATGGAAAAAAGATTGGTTGCGAATTTCAGTATGAAGTACAAGAAAACCCAAACGGACTCGCAGAAGCCTTCATCATTGGTGAAAAGTTTATTGGCGATGACAAAGTTGCCTTAATTTTGGGCGATAATATCTTTTACGGATCAGGTTTGGCAAACCTATTGCAAGCCAACAACGACCCGCAAGGAGGCATTATTTACGCATATCACGTACACGATCCAGAACGTTATGGTGTGGTAGAATTTGACAAAAACGGAAACGCCATTTCCATAGAAGAAAAACCTGCACAGCCAAAATCAAACTTCGCCGTGCCAGGTATTTATTTCTATGACAATGAAGTGGTAACAATTGCCAAAAACATACAACCAAGTGGTCGTGGCGAACTTGAAATTACCGATGTAAATCGTGTATACTTGGAAAAAGGAAAACTCAGCGTAAGCATTCTCGACAGAGGAACGGCTTGGCTAGATACAGGAACATTCAACTCGCTCATGCAAGCGTCACAATTTGTACAAGTCATTGAAGAACGACAAGGACTCAAAATTGGCGCCATTGAAGAAGCAGCATACCGAATGGGATTCATTACCAAAGAACAACTAGATGCATTGGCGAAACCTTTATTAAAAAGTGGGTACGGAAAACATCTATTAGAAATACAATAAAAAACGTCTTGAACATAACACATACACCATTAGCAGGCTGTTTTGTCCTAGAACCTCAAGTATTTGGAGACTCTAGAGGAAGCTTTATGGAAAGTTACAACGAACAAAAATTCCCAGCAAAGGTTCATTTTGTACAAGACAATCAATCCATTTCACAAAAAGGAGTTTTGCGCGGATTGCACTTTCAAAAAGGCGCACATGCACAAGCAAAACTCGTACGTGTCATTCGTGGAGAAGTATTAGATGTGGCGGTAGACATTCGTCCAGATTCTAAAACCTACGGACAGCATTTTTCCATCATTCTAAATGCCGAAAACAACAAACAGCTCTTTGTTCCAAGAGGATTTGCACATGGTTTTGCCGTGTTGGAAGATGATACTATTTTCGCTTACAAATGTGATAATTTCTACAACAAAGAAGCAGAATCAGGCATTATATACAACGATCCAGACATTGCAATTGACTGGAAACTTTCTGAGGAAGAAATCATGCTTTCAGACAAAGACAAACTATTGCCAAACTTGAAATCGCTATCGTTATGAAATCGGTTTTGGTAACAGGCGCCAACGGGCAACTAGGACAGTGTATTCAAAAGATACAAGCAGCACATTCGGACATCAACTTTCATTTTGCTTCTATTGACGAGCTAGACATTACAGACACTCAAAAAGTACAGGAATTCTTCTTGAAAAATTCGTATGATTACTGTGTAAATTGTGCCGCGTACACCAATGTGGAACTTGCAGAAAGTGAGGAAGACAAAGCGTATTTGGTGAACGCAGAAGCAGCCAAAAATCTCGCGAAAGCGTGTGCCGACAACAAGGTGACAATGATTCATATTTCTACCGATTATGTATTTGATGGCACAAAAACGACTCCATACTTGGAAACAGACGCAACAAATCCGATCAGTGTGTATGGCGCGTCTAAACTAAAAGGAGAACAAAACGTGCAAGCGGTTTCTGAAAAGTACTTTATCATTCGTACGTCGTGGTTGTATGCGGAATTTGGAAAGAATTTCTATAAAACCATGCTTCAAAAAGCCAAAGAAAAGGCAAATCTCACCATTACAACGGAACAAACAGGAACGCCAACTAACGCCAACGATTTGGCAGCATTGATCGTCAAAATCATCAACACAAACAATACAAACTACGGCATCTATCACTTTAGCAATGATGGTGAAGCAACTTGGTACGATTTCACGAAAGAAATCATTCAAAATATGCATCTGGCGGAAGCCGATCAACCTTCACTAAAACCTGTAGACAGCTATAAAACCAAAGCAGCGCGCCCTAAAAACAGCGTGTTAGACAAAACGAAAGTTCGCAGCATTATTGAAACCATTTCTTGGCAAGAAAGTCTGCGCAACCTCATGAAAAACTCCAACTAACTTGATGAACGAATATCTATACAAAGCCATTGAAACTTCCGTACATGCAGGCGGAATTATTATGGATATTTACGAAAATCAGATTGTAGCTGTTGAAACGAAATCAGACAATTCTCCCGTAACCATTGCCGATAAAAAAGCCAACGTATACATTGAAAAAGAATTGGAAAGCACGCAAATTCCTGTGCTCAGTGAAGAAGGCGAACACGCACATTACGACATTCGCCAACACTGGCAACAATGCTGGATTGTAGATCCGCTGGACGGCACGAAAGAATTCATTAAACGAAATGGCGAATTTACCGTCAATATTGCATTGGTAGAAAACGGAGTTTCGTTATTAGGCGTTATCTACATTCCTGCGGTAAAATCAGTATACTTTGCCATTCCTGCGGAAAAAAAAGCGTTCAAATTGGAATTGGAAGAACATACCATAACGCGTGACATGCTCACAAACGCTGAACAAATTTTTGCTGCAGACGAAAGTGACGAAATTACCTTAACTTCTAGTCATTCATATACCAATCAAAAAGTAGTAGACCTTATTGACACGCTTGAAACCGAAGGAAAAGAAGTCAATCTCATCATGGCAGGAAGCTCGTTAAAATTTTGCCTAATGGCAGAAGGACAAGCTTCGTATTATCCGCGATACGCACCAACAATGGAATGGGACACGGCTGCCGGACATGCTATTTGCAACGCTGTCGGACTCGAAGTATATTCCTTAGAAACCAACAAACCCCTAAAATACAACAAAGAAAACCTACTAAATCCGTGGTTTCTTGTTAGAAAAGTACGATAATTAAAAAGGGGATAAAACCCTTTCTGCAAAGGGTATTTCCCCTTAAAAGTCATTTATTTCCTAGAATTAAAATTTATAGCTAGTTTTGCAGCGAATCATAGCAACATGTATCAAGAAGCATATTACCCAGAACACCTACATACGTATCGTTTTTTAATTACCGGCGGCGCAGGATTTATTGGAGCCAATTTGGTGGAGTATCTACTAAAACACAACGCCCAAAAAGTACGTGTATTAGACAACTTAGCCACAGGTTTTAAACACAATATTGCCGAATTTGAATCGCACCCAAATTTTGAATTCATTCAAGGAGATATTCGCAATTTGGAAACCTGTAAAAACGCTGTCGCGGGAATGGACTTTGTGCTACATCAAGCCGCGTTGGGTTCCGTACCACGTTCGTTTAACGATCCTATTGCTTCTAATGAAGTAAACATTACAGGCTCTCTAAACATGCTGGTAGCTTCGCGCGATGCTGGTGTGAAACGTATGATATATGCAGCTTCTTCCAGTACGTATGGCGATAGCAAAGCATTGCCCAAGCAAGAAGAAATTATCGGGAAACCATTATCTCCGTATGCAATTACCAAATATGTAAACGAACTGTACGCAGACAATTTCTCTACAAACTTTGACTTTCACACGATCGGATTGCGTTATTTCAACGTTTTTGGACCCAAACAAAACGTACAAGGCGCGTATGCAGCCGTCATTCCACTATTTTTCAACGCAGGAATCCATAACACAAACGTAACCATCAATGGGGATGGAAATCAAACGAGAGATTTTACTTTTGTTGAAAATGTAGTGCAAGCAAACATAAAGGCGTTATTTGCAGAAATTACAAAACATGAAGTCATCAATGTAGCTGTGGGCGATCGCATTAGTGTGAACGATTTGTGGAACAATATCAAAGAAATTACACAAAGTACTATTGAAGCTTCTCACGGAGAAAGTAGAATAGGCGATGTACGCGATTCTTTGGCCGATATTTCAAAAGCAAAGCGCATTTTAGGCTACACTCCAAAATACACCGTGCGCGATGGTTTAAGCATTACGCACGACTTTTTTAAAAAACAAGCGGAAGCAAATGACAAATAAGATACTTTCTATAATAGGTTTAGGATATGTTGGATTGCCATTGGCGGTTGAATTCAGCAAAAAAGGGTATCAAGTCATTGGGTTTGATATCAATGCTGCGCGAATTCAAGAGTTGCAACAAGGAAACGATCATACGCTTGAAGTAAGCCGCGAGGAATTGCAAGAAGCCACTAGCTTACACTATACGAACCAAGCGTCCGATCTCGCGAAAGCGAACATATACATCGTCACAGTTCCGACACCCATTACCGAACATAAATTTCCAGATTTAACACCTTTAGAAGCTGCTTCTACTTTAGTTGGTTCGGTGTTGGGCAAAGATGATATTGTCATTTATGAATCCACCGTGTTTCCAGGTTGTACCGAAGAAGTGTGTGTGCCTATTTTAGAAGCACAAAGCGGATTGGTATTTAATACAGATTTTTTCTGCGGATATTCTCCAGAAAGAATCAATCCGGGCGATAAAAAACACAGAGTTAATAATATTGTGAAAGTTACCTCAGGAAGCACGCCTGAAATTGCCGAAACGATTGATGCATTGTATAAAAGTATTGTTACGGTAGGCACGTTTAAAGCGTCATCCATCAAAGTAGCAGAAGCTGCCAAAGTCATTGAAAATTCGCAACGCGATATCAACATTGCGTTTGTCAACGAATTGGCATTAATCTTTGGAAAATTAGGCATTGACACACACGAAGTATTAGAAGCTGCGGGAACCAAATGGAATTTTTTACCGTTTACGCCAGGTTTGGTGGGCG harbors:
- the rfbD gene encoding dTDP-4-dehydrorhamnose reductase codes for the protein MKSVLVTGANGQLGQCIQKIQAAHSDINFHFASIDELDITDTQKVQEFFLKNSYDYCVNCAAYTNVELAESEEDKAYLVNAEAAKNLAKACADNKVTMIHISTDYVFDGTKTTPYLETDATNPISVYGASKLKGEQNVQAVSEKYFIIRTSWLYAEFGKNFYKTMLQKAKEKANLTITTEQTGTPTNANDLAALIVKIINTNNTNYGIYHFSNDGEATWYDFTKEIIQNMHLAEADQPSLKPVDSYKTKAARPKNSVLDKTKVRSIIETISWQESLRNLMKNSN
- the rfbA gene encoding glucose-1-phosphate thymidylyltransferase RfbA; translated protein: MKGIVLAGGSGTRLHPLTLAVSKQLMPVYDKPMIYYPVSTLISAGIREILIISTPQDLPLFKKLLGDGKKIGCEFQYEVQENPNGLAEAFIIGEKFIGDDKVALILGDNIFYGSGLANLLQANNDPQGGIIYAYHVHDPERYGVVEFDKNGNAISIEEKPAQPKSNFAVPGIYFYDNEVVTIAKNIQPSGRGELEITDVNRVYLEKGKLSVSILDRGTAWLDTGTFNSLMQASQFVQVIEERQGLKIGAIEEAAYRMGFITKEQLDALAKPLLKSGYGKHLLEIQ
- a CDS encoding SDR family oxidoreductase; the encoded protein is MYQEAYYPEHLHTYRFLITGGAGFIGANLVEYLLKHNAQKVRVLDNLATGFKHNIAEFESHPNFEFIQGDIRNLETCKNAVAGMDFVLHQAALGSVPRSFNDPIASNEVNITGSLNMLVASRDAGVKRMIYAASSSTYGDSKALPKQEEIIGKPLSPYAITKYVNELYADNFSTNFDFHTIGLRYFNVFGPKQNVQGAYAAVIPLFFNAGIHNTNVTINGDGNQTRDFTFVENVVQANIKALFAEITKHEVINVAVGDRISVNDLWNNIKEITQSTIEASHGESRIGDVRDSLADISKAKRILGYTPKYTVRDGLSITHDFFKKQAEANDK
- the rfbC gene encoding dTDP-4-dehydrorhamnose 3,5-epimerase, with protein sequence MNITHTPLAGCFVLEPQVFGDSRGSFMESYNEQKFPAKVHFVQDNQSISQKGVLRGLHFQKGAHAQAKLVRVIRGEVLDVAVDIRPDSKTYGQHFSIILNAENNKQLFVPRGFAHGFAVLEDDTIFAYKCDNFYNKEAESGIIYNDPDIAIDWKLSEEEIMLSDKDKLLPNLKSLSL
- a CDS encoding nucleotide sugar dehydrogenase, with the translated sequence MTNKILSIIGLGYVGLPLAVEFSKKGYQVIGFDINAARIQELQQGNDHTLEVSREELQEATSLHYTNQASDLAKANIYIVTVPTPITEHKFPDLTPLEAASTLVGSVLGKDDIVIYESTVFPGCTEEVCVPILEAQSGLVFNTDFFCGYSPERINPGDKKHRVNNIVKVTSGSTPEIAETIDALYKSIVTVGTFKASSIKVAEAAKVIENSQRDINIAFVNELALIFGKLGIDTHEVLEAAGTKWNFLPFTPGLVGGHCIGVDPYYLTHKAKSVGYIPQVILAGRKINDNMGKYIAERVVKLMIKQEKLIKGAKVTILGITFKENCPDIRNTRVIDIVHELTEYGIEVEVFDDNVNAAEVKKEYDIDLVSTISNDTRAIILAVAHKSFNKIDVTPFFKAGCIIFDAKNFFPKPIVTERL
- the cysQ gene encoding 3'(2'),5'-bisphosphate nucleotidase CysQ — its product is MNEYLYKAIETSVHAGGIIMDIYENQIVAVETKSDNSPVTIADKKANVYIEKELESTQIPVLSEEGEHAHYDIRQHWQQCWIVDPLDGTKEFIKRNGEFTVNIALVENGVSLLGVIYIPAVKSVYFAIPAEKKAFKLELEEHTITRDMLTNAEQIFAADESDEITLTSSHSYTNQKVVDLIDTLETEGKEVNLIMAGSSLKFCLMAEGQASYYPRYAPTMEWDTAAGHAICNAVGLEVYSLETNKPLKYNKENLLNPWFLVRKVR
- the rfbB gene encoding dTDP-glucose 4,6-dehydratase, with product MSKNAVLITGGAGFIGANYIPYFLEQHQDTTVVNIDKLTYAGDLANLSAISNHKNYHFIKGDICDRNLIEQLFKTHDFKAVIHFAAESHVDNSIKNPDAFIQTNIFGTFNLLDVAKKHWMDGPNQVKPGCEACRFHHISTDEVYGTLGETGLFTEDTSYAPNSPYSASKASSDFIVRSYFHTYGMNVVTTNCSNNYGPKQHDEKLIPTIIRKAVSGEQIPIYGDGMNIRDWLYVLDHCKGIHLVYQTGKAGETYNIGGRNERTNMYIANTICELLDKLRPKETSYKAQISFVTDRPGHDFRYAIDASKIENELGWKAAENFESGILKTIEWYLKKYETK
- a CDS encoding GH3 auxin-responsive promoter family protein; this encodes MKSFKAFLAKPFAKYIQKKVSKWANQPIETQEKVFQKLIKEAAHTQFGKDHDFANIQSHADFIKRVPIRDYEALRPYVDRVVAGEKDILWKGKPLYFAKTSGTTSGSKYIPITKESMPTHIEAARNAILLYIAETGNTDFVDGKMIFLQGSPELNEKNGVKLGRLSGIVAHYVPGYLQKNRMPSWETNCIEDWETKVEAIVNETLHEKMAIISGIPSWVQMYFERIEARTGKKVGEVFPDFKLFIYGGVNFEPYRNKFDNLIGRKVDSIELYPASEGFFAYQDQQNDKGMLLQLNSGIFYEFVKADEFFDENPKRITVKDVEIGVNYVMIISSNAGLWSYNIGDTVEFTSTKPYKVIVSGRIKHFISAFGEHVIGKEVEQALHEALQQSGASINEFTVAPQINPTDGLPYHEWFIEFEKEPENIAAFAETIDASLQQQNSYYFDLIDGKILQRLHITKIQKDGFQNYMKSIGKLGGQNKIPRLSNDRKIADLLTNYKKA